The following DNA comes from Frankia casuarinae.
GTAACAGAATATGGGAAAATGTCAGCCACCGGGTAACCACCTTGCCGGCCGGGGCATCCGGCGAGATCGGGTCCGGTTGCCGGCGCAGGCACGAGCACAGGCACAACTTCATCGCCCCGAGGACGATTCGGACTGCTGGTTCGGCGAACGGGAGAGCTCCGCTGGTGACTGGTAGTCCCGACGTCGCGCTCGGCGTTCACCTGACCTTCGGCTCCGATCCCGCCACGTCCATGGTCGTCTCGTGGCTGACCCGAACGGCCGTCCCTCGGCCCCAGGTACGGTTCGGTCCGGCGGCTGGCGGATCTACCGGCTCGGTGACCGCGCTCACCCGTTCCTACACGGACGCCCTGACAAACGAGGTGGTCTTCGCCCACCATGCGCACCTGTCCGGGCTCCTGCCGGCTGCCGACTACCGCTATGACGTGGGTCATGACGGGCGCTGGGGCTTGGCCCACGGGTCGTTCCGCACGGCTCCGCGGCATCGGGCCGCCTTCAGCTTCACCTGCTTCGGCGACCAGGGCACCGACGAGCCGCACGATCCGTACGGCTCGGCTGCGTCACGCCACGTGATAACCGGAGTGGAACGCCTCGCGCCACTGTTCAACCTCGCGAACGGTGACCTGTCGTACGCCAACCAGCGCACGGATCCGGTTCGCGCCTGGTTCGACTGGTTCGCGATGATCAGCGCCTCCGCCCGGTTCCGGCCGTGGATGCCCTGCAACGGCAACCATGAGACCGAGCGGGGCAACGGAGCTCTGGGGCTCGCCGCCTACCAGACCTACTTCGCCCTTCCCCAGCACGACGAGGAGGCCTACCTCGCCGGGCTCTGGTACGCGTTCACCGTCGGCGGCGTGCGGTTCGTCATGCTCAGCGCCGCCGACGTCTGCTATCAGGACAGCGGGCGGGTCTACCTCCATGGGTACAGCGCCGGCCGGCAGACCTCCTGGTTGAGACAGACCCTCAAACAGGCCCGCGCCGATCCCGGTATCGACTGGATCGTCGTCGGCATGCACCACGCCGCGGTGTCGACCGCGGTGGAGCACAACGGCGCCGACCTCGGTATCCGGGAAGAATGGCTGCCGTTGTTCGACACCTACGAGGTGGATCTGGTGCTCTGCGGCCACGAGCACCACTACGAGCGCACTCATCCGCTGCGCGGGGTCGTGCCGGACAGCGCGACCCGGACTCCCCGCCCGGTCCCCGGCGCGACGACGCCCGCCCGGAAGACCGCTGACGGAGCGGGCGCCGCGGCCGGTGACGGGGCCGGTGACCTGCTCGACACCTCGGCGGGCACCGTCCACCTGCTCGTGGGCACCGGAGGATCCTCGTCGCCGTCCGCGCACGCACTGTTCGATCCACCCGCCTGCTGGGTCATCGTCGGCGTGCACGAACAGGATCCCGGCCGGTGGCATCGCCAATCGGTCCGGGCGAGAGAGGACGCGCCCTGGCTCGCCTTCCGGGCACCGGAGCATCCATACGCCTTCGCGGCTTTCGAGGTGGATCCAGGTGAACCGGGCGGCTCGACGAGCATCCGGGTGACCGTGTACGACTCCAGTGCACCGACGCCGGTCCCGTTCGACCGGTTCACCCTCGTCCGGCCACGCGCCGACGCGGCCGTGCCCACCACCTGACCGGCCACCCGACCGAGAAGCCGTCGGACGGTGCGAAGCGGGCCGGTTCTGATCGCCCTTCCGGCGGGAGCTCAGGAATCGTGCCACGACCATGACAACCTCGATCTCGACCGAAGACCGTTCACCGCTCGCATCGTGTGACGGTATTCAACGTCAGATCCGCCCCCGGGATAGCGTCACTCGCTGTGAGATCCGTCGGATTATTGGCGCCGGAACCACCGCCGCTGCACCGATCAGCTCGATGGATCCCGCCAATTCCGCGAACAAACCGCGCCCGCGCGGTGGCGGGCACATCCGGGACGACGAACGAGCCGAATAACATCATGTCAACATCATGGATACAACGGCGACCCACCATGCGACGAAAGGACGACCGCGGAAGTTCACCGGCGCACGCGTATACCGGCGGCGCGGCAGCGGGCACTACAGAACTTCGTCGGGGGTACGACCCTGGGCCCGGTTGCCGATCCTTCCTCGGGCGGGAGCGACGGCACACCCCACGGAAGGATCGCAACCGACGGGCCGGCAGCGATCGCAAGGCCGATTTTTCAGGACTCCTCTGGACATCCACCAGGCGCCAGGAATATTTTTCCGCCAGCACGCCACAATTCACCGGGATAGCACGATCAATGCCCGGCTGAGGGACCGCCGTCTGGGGGGCGACCATTGGCTGAGAAGCAGCGAGCGGCCAGGGGGCTCCTGCCCTCAGGCCCACCCGCTATGACCAGGATTTTCGGACGGGACCAGCATTACGCGGCCCGGTATTACGGTCCCCGGAAGAAAGTATCACCGGCGGGTGCGAGCGGATTTGAAGACGCCCGGGAAGGCGTCGCCGCCGGATCCGTCGTCCTCGGCGCTTGTCGCGGCTGGCACGTTCAGCGACGCCGCCGGGTCCGGCGGAACGGGTGTCTACCGTGATCGATCACCTGGGGACGTCGATGGCGCGGTCCGGCCGGGCGGCGGAGGCAACGCGGCTCGACCAGATGATCTATGCCTGGCCGCGCCGAAGCAGGACGGGTGGCGAGGGTCACCTCCCGGCGGCGAGCTCCCTGGGCTCCACGGTGACCAGGTCCTGGAGCGGGCTTCTCGCCGGCGAGGTCGAGCTCGACGAGAGCCGGGTCCCCCACCCACCGTCGGCGCTCGCCTACCTCATCCGATCTCCGGATCATCCCGAGGCGCCGGATCATCTCACGGCGAGGGATCCGCACCGCATCCCGGAGGCGGCGCTCGTGCACCGGATCCGGATCCCGGAACGCGGCGGCGACAGCCGGGCTCGGCTGCGTGCCCACATCCTGATCGGCCGGGCGGACTATCTGACCGAACGGGTGGGGCTCGCGTTGTACGCGGCGGGTGGGGTCGTGGTGGGGAACTCCCGCACCATCCCGCGGCTGGCTCCCCTGCACCTGCGCGACCTCACCGCACGCCGGCGGACGGGCGAGCGGACCCTGCGCCAGTCGGCGCGCGCGGGGGTGCGGCGCGATCGGCTCGTCACGCTCATCGCGACGGTATTGGCATGGTCGCGGGCCGAGCGTCC
Coding sequences within:
- a CDS encoding purple acid phosphatase family protein; this translates as MAGVAPRLLRPSQSRPRSRAGRSRAGTRSFSHTSLGRTARSATGNRIWENVSHRVTTLPAGASGEIGSGCRRRHEHRHNFIAPRTIRTAGSANGRAPLVTGSPDVALGVHLTFGSDPATSMVVSWLTRTAVPRPQVRFGPAAGGSTGSVTALTRSYTDALTNEVVFAHHAHLSGLLPAADYRYDVGHDGRWGLAHGSFRTAPRHRAAFSFTCFGDQGTDEPHDPYGSAASRHVITGVERLAPLFNLANGDLSYANQRTDPVRAWFDWFAMISASARFRPWMPCNGNHETERGNGALGLAAYQTYFALPQHDEEAYLAGLWYAFTVGGVRFVMLSAADVCYQDSGRVYLHGYSAGRQTSWLRQTLKQARADPGIDWIVVGMHHAAVSTAVEHNGADLGIREEWLPLFDTYEVDLVLCGHEHHYERTHPLRGVVPDSATRTPRPVPGATTPARKTADGAGAAAGDGAGDLLDTSAGTVHLLVGTGGSSSPSAHALFDPPACWVIVGVHEQDPGRWHRQSVRAREDAPWLAFRAPEHPYAFAAFEVDPGEPGGSTSIRVTVYDSSAPTPVPFDRFTLVRPRADAAVPTT